A single Vigna radiata var. radiata cultivar VC1973A chromosome 8, Vradiata_ver6, whole genome shotgun sequence DNA region contains:
- the LOC106770626 gene encoding ethylene-responsive transcription factor LEP: MEDVPSMIYKNPIRRNSRRSTMYLGVRKRPWGRYAAEIRNPYTKERHWLGTFDTAEEAAIAYDLSSINISGINARTNFHYPFLSLPPPPISLPPPPPPPTPELHQSVGVCPEMNSAFDGDDESLVIASILQSFSNSGNCSF, encoded by the coding sequence ATGGAAGATGTTCCTTCAATGATTTACAAAAACCCCATTAGGAGAAACTCTAGGCGATCTACAATGTATCTGGGCGTGAGAAAAAGGCCATGGGGAAGATATGCAGCTGAGATTAGGAACCCTTATACCAAAGAGAGACACTGGCTTGGCACATTTGACACTGCTGAAGAGGCTGCTATAGCCTATGATCTTTCATCTATCAACATTTCTGGTATCAATGCTCGAACCAATTTTCATTACCCTTTTCtgtctcttccaccaccacctaTCTCATTGCCTCCTCCACCGCCGCCGCCTACCCCGGAGCTGCATCAAAGTGTTGGAGTTTGTCCGGAGATGAACTCTGCTTTCGATGGCGATGATGAATCTCTGGTTATTGCTTCCATTTTGCAAAGCTTTTCTAACTCTGGTAACtgttctttttag
- the LOC106771910 gene encoding laccase-15-like → MKMSFGKKLFLQLLWCFSFIGLSSQTRTPYTFVVREAQYTRLCSTKNMLTVNGNFPGPTIRVHRGETIFVNVYNKGNYNITLHWHGVKQQRNPWTDGPAYITQCPIQPGRKFRQKLVFTFEEGTVWWHAHSDWARATVHGAIFVYPTKNRPYPFPQPHAEIPIIFGEWWNTDVNEVFTQSIATGGAPNISDALTINGQPGDLFPCSMTETFKLSVEQGRTYHLRVVNAAMNLILFFSVSQHNLTVVGADGSFTKPLTRDYICISPGQTMDVLLQANQEPDHYYLAARAYSTGFGVAFDNTTTTARVEYSGNYTPSSSLSLPYLPNFNDTTAAFDFITSLRGLPERYPRQVPTNITAQTVTTVSVNTFPCPGGRTCQGPNGTIFAASMNNISFDTPNINILEAYYYHVNGVYKTGFPRFPPFIFNFTADFLPLTLNIPKRATRVNLLNYGATVEIVFQGTNVVAGIDHPMHLHGFSFHVVGYGLGNFNQSKDPVTFNLIDPPYLNTVIVPVNGWTAVRFVASNPGVWFMHCHLERHQAWGMETVFIVNNGKASDETLPPPPPDMPPC, encoded by the exons atgaaaatgtCGTTTGGCAAGAAACTGTTCCTCCAACTTCTGTGGTGTTTCTCCTTCATAGGTCTTAGTTCCCAAACACGGACTCCTTACACTTTTGTT GTGAGAGAGGCCCAGTACACAAGACTGTGTTCAACGAAAAACATGTTGACTGTGAATGGAAATTTTCCAGGACCAACTATCAGAGTCCACAGAGGAGAAACAATCTTTGTTAATGTTTATAACAAGGGCAACTACAACATCACTTTACACTG GCATGGAGTGAAGCAACAAAGGAATCCATGGACAGATGGTCCTGCATACATCACTCAGTGCCCCATCCAACCAGGAAGAAAATTCAGACAAAAGTTGGTTTTTACTTTCGAGGAAGGGACCGTTTGGTGGCATGCTCATAGTGACTGGGCAAGAGCCACTGTCCATGGGGCTATCTTTGTTTATCCAACCAAGAATAGACCCTACCCTTTTCCCCAACCTCATGCCGAGATTCCCATCATATTTG GAGAATGGTGGAACACTGATGTAAACGAGGTCTTCACTCAATCTATTGCAACTGGAGGAGCTCCAAATATATCTGATGCTCTCACTATAAACGGTCAACCTGGGGATCTCTTCCCTTGCTCAATGACAG AAACGTTCAAGCTAAGTGTAGAGCAAGGCAGGACTTATCATCTCCGTGTTGTTAACGCGGCAATGAATCTCATTCTGTTTTTTTCTGTTTCCCAGCACAATCTCACCGTTGTTGGTGCTGATGGTTCGTTCACCAAGCCATTGACAAGGGATTACATTTGCATATCACCTGGACAAACAATGGATGTGTTGTTGCAAGCCAATCAAGAGCCTGATCATTATTATCTGGCGGCAAGGGCATATTCAACTGGGTTTGGTGTTGCTTTTGATAACACCACAACCACTGCTAGAGTTGAATACAGTGGCAATTACACTCCatcttcatctctttcattACCTTACCTTCCCAACTTTAATGACACAACTGCAGCTTTTGACTTCATTACAAGCTTGAGAGGCTTACCTGAGAGATACCCCCGCCAGGTCCCAACAAACATCACAGCCCAAACAGTGACCACTGTTTCTGTCAATACTTTTCCATGCCCTGGTGGCAGAACCTGCCAGGGACCAAATGGAACCATTTTTGCTGCTAGCATGAACAACATAAGTTTCGATACCCCCAACATTAACATATTGGAAGCCTATTACTATCATGTCAATGGGGTATACAAAACGGGATTTCCCAGATTTCCACCCTTTATATTTAACTTCACTGCAGACTTTTTGCCTTTAACATTGAATATACCAAAGCGAGCGACTAGGGTTAACCTGTTGAACTATGGTGCAACGGTTGAAATTGTATTCCAAGGAACAAACGTTGTTGCAGGGATAGACCATCCGATGCATCTCCATGGGTTCAGTTTCCATGTCGTTGGATATGGGTTAGGCAATTTCAATCAAAGCAAGGATCCTGTGACTTTCAATCTCATTGATCCTCCTTATTTGAACACAGTTATTGTGCCGGTGAATGGCTGGACTGCTGTTAGGTTTGTGGCTAGCAACCCTG GAGTATGGTTCATGCACTGCCATCTAGAACGCCACCAAGCTTGGGGCATGGAAACAGTGTTTATTGTGAACAATGGAAAGGCTTCAGATGAAACAttaccaccaccaccgccagaCATGCCCCCATGTTGA